In Brienomyrus brachyistius isolate T26 chromosome 19, BBRACH_0.4, whole genome shotgun sequence, one DNA window encodes the following:
- the acp1 gene encoding low molecular weight phosphotyrosine protein phosphatase isoform X1 → MKDPGTHEANMASNSRKSVLFVCLGNICRSPIAEAVFRKMATENGVGDDWRIDSAATSTYEIGSPPDDRGQACMQKHGVPMRHIARQVTKGDFETFDYILCMDESNLSDLKRKANAVKNCKAKIELLGSYDPQKQLIINDPYYGSDKDFETVYDQCLRCCKAFLENSS, encoded by the exons ATGAAGGACCCCGGGACGCATGAGGCAAACATGGCGTCGAACAGTAGGAAATCCGTTCTCTTCGTATGCTTAG GGAATATATGCCGATCCCCGATCGCTGAAGCAGTCTTCCGGAAGATGGCAACTGAAAACGGAGTTGGTGATGAT TGGAGGATCGACAGCGCTGCCACCTCCACGTATGAGATAGGCAGCCCGCCCGATGATCGAGGGCAGGCCTGTATGCAGAAGCATGGCGTCCCCATGAGGCACATTGCCAGGCAG gtgacAAAAGGAGATTTTGAAACTTTTGACTACATTCTATGCATGGATGAAAGCAATTTAAG CGACCTCAAGAGGAAAGCCAACGCGGTGAAGAACTGCAAAGCTAAGATCGAGCTCCTCGGGAGCTACGACCCTCAGAAGCAGCTGATTATCAATGACCCATATTAT ggGAGTGACAAGGATTTTGAAACCGTTTACGATCAGTGTCTTAGATGCTGCAAAGCCTTTTTGGAAAACAGCTCTTGA
- the acp1 gene encoding low molecular weight phosphotyrosine protein phosphatase isoform X2, producing MKDPGTHEANMASNSRKSVLFVCLGNICRSPIAEAVFRKMATENGVGDDWMIDSGAVSDWNTGSAPDSRALACLRKHVTETDHRARQVTKGDFETFDYILCMDESNLSDLKRKANAVKNCKAKIELLGSYDPQKQLIINDPYYGSDKDFETVYDQCLRCCKAFLENSS from the exons ATGAAGGACCCCGGGACGCATGAGGCAAACATGGCGTCGAACAGTAGGAAATCCGTTCTCTTCGTATGCTTAG GGAATATATGCCGATCCCCGATCGCTGAAGCAGTCTTCCGGAAGATGGCAACTGAAAACGGAGTTGGTGATGAT TGGATGATAGACAGCGGCGCCGTGTCcgactggaacacaggcagcgCACCAGACAGCCGTGCTTTGGCCTGCCTCAGGAAACATGTCACTGAGACAGATCACAGGGCCAGACAG gtgacAAAAGGAGATTTTGAAACTTTTGACTACATTCTATGCATGGATGAAAGCAATTTAAG CGACCTCAAGAGGAAAGCCAACGCGGTGAAGAACTGCAAAGCTAAGATCGAGCTCCTCGGGAGCTACGACCCTCAGAAGCAGCTGATTATCAATGACCCATATTAT ggGAGTGACAAGGATTTTGAAACCGTTTACGATCAGTGTCTTAGATGCTGCAAAGCCTTTTTGGAAAACAGCTCTTGA